The window ATAAGGAGCATGACAGCCCAGGCAGCAACAATGGGATACCCGGGCCTGCTGCCTGCCATGGTGGGGGTGAAGTATATACCACCTTTCCATGTTCCTGTGGCATAGAGCTGATTCTGAAATAGTTCGCTATTTCTGTAGAGCACCACTGATGTGCCCTTGGGCGCAAAACCATATTTATGTGTATCCATGGAAATGGATGTTACACCCTCAAGCCTGAAATCAAATGGCGGCAGCGGGCATCCTGCATTATTCGCCCATGGAATTATGAAACCGCCAAGGCAGGCATCCACATGCATTCCTATACCATGGTCATGTGCAATTTCAGACATTTCCTTTACAGGGTCAAAGGTTCCGTAGGGGAAGTTAGGCATGGAACCTACTATTGCAACAGTGTTTTTAGTTATGGCAGATTTCACCTTCTCAATATCGGCTATGTAATTTTCATCAAGGTCTACAAATACAGGTTTCATACAGAAATAGTCACAGGCTTTCAGGAATGCTGCGTGTGCAGATACCGGAAGTATGATTTCCGGTTCTGTGATGCCCCTTGATTTTCTGTAATAATCACGATACGCCTTCATGGCCAGGAGTATGCTTTCAGTGCCGCCTGATGATACCACGCCCCTGGTGGACTCATTGCCATTCATTATGCCGGCACACATAGATACTATCTCAGTTTCGAATTTAGTTAGGCTTGGCCAGACATCCGGATGTAGTGGATTGGACTGTGAATACACAGAATAAACCCTGTCCAGAAAATTAAGCAGGTCACTTCCACCATGATATACAGCACCTGATACCTTGCCTGCCTTCCACTGCCTGTTCTCCTCGCTTGAGTATTTTTTAAGGGTACCGAGGATACTATCACCATCTATGCCTGTGTCCGGTATTTCACGGTATTCCTTAGAATTATTTTTGTATGGCTTGAGGCTTTTTTGTAGTTCTTCCATAATCTTATCAATGTCAAGATTGTCCATTAGTGATTATAAACTGTGGTGTATATAAAAATTTGTCTCAAGTGAAAAGTCGTACAGGATTATTGTTTGCATATAATTTCAATAAATAAGGACAGTATTAAAAATCAGTTATTATCTGGGAACATGAGAACATTCCTCAAATATGAATGATTTTCCTGATCTGCGCAGGCCACTTTCCGTTACTATATTAATTCCACTTAATATTTTAAGCATTTTATTAATGTAAAACTTCCTTGATATGCCTGTATAAGATTTTTTACCCCAGAAATTGTAATCTGATAAAATGCTGATAAATTCCTCATCTGAAATCATTATGTCACATAAGACATGTTTTTATGTAAATATTGTGTCACATGTGACATACTATTTAAAAAAATTCACCATCGTGTACCATATTATGTTTATTTATAAAGGGTACCTCCTGTTGAACATCTCTTTAATCTTATCATGGCATCTATAGTATCCATTCTTTATTCCAGGATTCTCATCCAGATACTGGTTATGCTCTATTTTCATAAGTGCTTCCGGTTTCTCTTTGACTGTGTTTTCTATTTTATCCTCTACATCCCATACGTTTATATTGTCAGATTCCGTATTTTATTACCTCCTTGTTGCTCAAAAGAGTTATTTCTCCCTGTTATTTAATGATCATTTCGTTATTAACAGGGGGTTTATATTTACACAAAATATGTTACACAACCGAGGGAGAATATAGAGCAGTGCTTCTGTGCAATGAAGAATGACATGAAGAATGATAAAACATACCTGAGGGACAATGATGCCATAAGAGGCTATTTCTTCATATCATTCATCGCACTGTACATACATTACAGGATACTTGAGATATTAAGAATCAATGATTTGATAGGGAAGTACTCTGTGAATGAACTACTGTTTGAACTGTCAAAGGTCTATGCAGTGAAATACTCAGATAATAAGATAGAGTTCAATGAAATCCCTAAAAAGGTGGAATCACTATTAAAGAAGATAAACATGGACATATTACCTAAGAATTAGCCAGTTAAGGTTAATAAATTATCTACATACATATATGACTGTGGAGGTCTAGAACCGAGGCATATCTCATTAAATGCTCTTGGCTGGCTTAATAATTGTAAATCTGTAATTTTAATTGCGTAGCCAATTTCTGAATCTTTAAAGTAACTAAAAAATTCTTTTTTGGATATTCCAGATTCTTTTTTTAGTTCTGCCCAAAGGTCTTTCGGTTCTTTACTAATAATACTTCCTATTATAAAATATCCTATAATTTTTTTGTCCGGGCTTGAAGAGTATATAATTGCATATCTTACATTTTTATTTTTAAAAATTTTTCTCCTGAATTCATATTTCTTTTTACCTTTTATAATTTTTTTAGTATATTTTGGCTTAATTGAAAGTATAACATCCATCTATACCTACATGCTTTTTTATTTTATTATATTTTTCATTGTTTATTTTCATTATAGATTGCGGAGCCCCTTTTAATATTTCATTTTTGATCAAATAATCTAAATCTAAACCCTTTTTAAATGTAAAATTATATAAAAACATAATAACTAGCTGATTTCCATTCTTAATATCTTTTTTATTATAAACGCTTCTCTTTCCTATCACTTTTATAATATCATCACTATTATTAAGTCTATATGCTTTTTCAACAATACCAATATTTAACAAACTCTTTTTATCCTCAGAACGATAAAACATTATTACATCTCCAGGATTTATGTTTTTTATTCTTGAATTTGAAATATATGCTTTTTCTATTGTATTTTTTTCTGTTATTGGTTCACCAGAAAATTCAGTAATCAGCGTTTGTATATTATTTTTTTGCACAAATAATCTATTATAAAACTCTGGTTTAATTGGTATAATGAATTTATTAACTTTCACCCCATCATAGAAGCTAGGGTAATATATTTTATCAAATTTAATAATATCATTTGGACTTTCATAATTTTCTGGAATTAACTGTTTAACATAAACACGTTCATTGCGTTCATTTAAACCATAATCTATAAAACCGTATTTTTCAATTAAACTTATTAAATAATCATTATCCTCCGGAAAATGTGTAAGGTATGTTTCAAATATTTTTAGTTTTAAACATATATCTATAATAATTCTTATAAATAATTCACCCAACTTATAACCTGTTGAGGTAACAATAAATGTTGAAATTTTTAATCTGTTTTTTACACTTAAGCCCCAATCTTTAAGTTTTATAGTTTCCTTCTCTTCTTTATATATTATAATGCCTCCAATACTATCATCATCATTATAATAAACAGCACATTTTCTTTTTTCTTTAGATATCTTTTCAAACCATTCATTAAATTCACTATACTCAGATTTTAATTTATCAAAAATTTTATCATTTAGATTAATATTATCTACTGTATCAAATTTTATTTTAGGTGAATACAGTGATGGTGTTTCTGAAAGTATATTATAAGAATCTGATATAGTTAGTATTTGATTTTCTATACCTAAATTCTGTGATATTGAAAGGATTTTAATATTTTCTGTTATTAAAAAATCATTTTCTTTTTTATAAATAGAATAAAGCATGTATTTATCAATTTTATTTTTAAGGTTTAATTTATCTATAAAATCATTCCTAACATTTTCATCAACATTTATTATTTTATAATTTTTTAGTTTGCCATTTATTTTATGTTCATCTGTTAAATTATAAAAAATCACCATTATGTCATTACTGTTTAATACCTCGAAAAGTTTGTCATTATTTAAATCTAAAATTTTTTGATCTATTAATATTTTCATTAAATCACTTTAGATGGTAAATTCTTCAAAAATATTAAATGTATTCATCATAAAAAGTTTATTAAAGAAGTATTATTTATATTCTTAAAATACTATGTTATTTAGAATGATGATAATGTAATTATTCTGATGTAAATTTAAAATTAATGCATCTTCATCTGTTATTTTCAAACTCTTGTAATATGTATTTTACCAAGGGTATAGTTTCAGGTGTAATCACCGATTTGGAATTCACCATTTTATCCGGTTTAAAATTCCCCACCTGATTATAGCATCAGTGGTGGAATTTGATTGGCAGCGAGGTGTGGAGAATGATTAAAAATATGGTTGAAAGAGGAATTAGCAAGGCTGAAATAGCAAGGCAGTTGGGAATAGACAGTAAGACCGTAAGGAAATAAGCCAGTAGCAATAATATGCCATCTGTTAAAAAACACAGTAAAAGGGCATCAAAGCTGGACCCTTACAGGGATTGGATAAAGGGTCTTATTGAAAAGTACAATCTTTCCAATGTCAGGATATTGGAGGAAATCAGGCAGGATGGATATGATGGTGGAAAGACAATACTGGGAGATTACTGCCTTACACTCAGGAAGGACCGCAGAATTCAGGCAGTGTACCGCTATGAAACAGAAAGCAGTCACAGGTAGATTTTGCTGAATTTATGAAATGCCAGTCTATCCTTAATGATCTGCAGGATAATGTCCTGAAGTTGGGTATATCTGTAATATTCAGCAGTTCCATGAATTCAGGATGGTTATTGAAGAAATATTTAGACGGCCTGTATGATACTCCATATATCTTCAATATTACAATAATTTTTACAATAAGGGATGCGGGATATTTTCTTATTCTATCCTCCGTAACTATTTTTATCCAACCTCTGCATAGTTAATGGGATGTGGTTCGTTGCCATATCCCATCAATGTTTTTAAAATTAATAAATATGGCAATTGTTGAACAAATTATGAAAGTTTGGATAGCCTAATGGCTCAATGAAATGAATAATTTAAATGACGGCAAAATAATAATAGGTAATGCATCATAAGATTACAACAATATAAGGCCATATTCTACATTGGATTATTATTCACCAATGCGGTTTCTTGATAAATGGAATAATGAAGTAAATTTAGGAAATATTTCAAATAAAATTTCATGAAGGATTAAATTATAAAAATATAAAAGTGATTGTGGATTTTATTAATTTCCATTTGCCTCAATAAAACTTTTTAAATCATTTAAATCCATCAAAATGATATCTTTGTCCTTTAAAGTATTTATATCCCCAATAAAGCCGGATTTAGAGAATAATGCATAAATAACATTGCAATTATTATATTTTTCGAGCAAAATTCTGGATTTTTCTCTTAATTTATCTATCAATGATACAGATATTTTTTTATCAGTCCATTTACATTCACCAAATAATATTTCATTTCTTTCATGGGAATAGGCAACTATGTCTATCTCCTCAATATTTTTACCTTCTTCCTTTGATTTGTTTTTGCCCCACCACCTTGACACATTATCATAATATTTTCCCGTTAAACCGTCATATATTAATGATCTTATTAAAAATTCAAACCTTTCACCCGAATAGGTATTAAAATCATTTTTTATATAATTAAGCACTTTTTCTGTCCTTGAATTTTCTATCTCACTTTTATTTGGCAATATATAACGAAACCAGAATGATAAATAATTATCCTTAATCCAGTAAAGCCTGCGTTTAAAATTCTCATTTGAGCCAAATGGCATTTCAGGCCCTATAAAATCAAGGGACATTAAAACATCAATATATTTTGATACCATGCTTTTATCCATTCCTGTATATGAGCATATTTCATTGAGCCTGTGGTTTCCAATGGCTATTGCCTTTAAAATTGTAAAGTAATTTCTGGCCTCCCTTAATTCACTTCTTAATAAGAATTCTGCCTCCTCATAAAGATAGCTGCCACGGTTTAGGAAATTATTTGTTAAATTATCCCAGAATGGCAATTTAGAATTGAATTTCAATATATATTCTGGTATTCCACCAAGAACAAAATAACTATTGCATAGATCCTCAATGTTATAGTTAAGAAAATTATTGATATATTTAAATTTTAATGGCTTGATTCTAATCTGGCCTGTCCTTCTTCCATATAATGGGGATTTGTAAGATAAAACATCATTTTCCATTACGCTCACAGATGACCCGGAAAGAATTAAAAAAACATTATTATTTTTAAGAAATGAGTCATAAATTTTCTGAAAAATTGATGGTATTGATCTGTTGGCCTCTATTAAATATGGGAATTCATCTATTGCAATAATAATTTTTGATTTTTTTGTTTTTTCTATGAAATTTTTGTTATTTACAATCGATGCAAAAAGTGAATACCAGTCATTGTAATGTGCATATTCAATGCTTTTATCGTTGAAAAATTCTGATAATAACCTCTGGAAATTTCTTATATTCTCAGTATCTCCCTCATTGGTTGCAAGAAAGTACAAACCATGGCCTGACATAAAATGATTTATAAGCTCCGTTTTCCCAACCCTTCTTCTTCCATATATAATAATTAATTCAGGATTATCATTAGAATGATGATTTTTTAATATATCCATTTCCTCAATTCTATCAATAAATTTTTGTTGAGACATAAGTATAATACTTTATACTCAACTAATATTTAAATTTAAGTTTATATAAATTACAACTTTATACCAATATAAATAATCTGTATATAAATAATAAAAGCATAAATCATGAATAATTATCCAAAATATTAATCCATGGATTCAAAATATGGTACAGGATCTTAATCTTCTCACTTGTATTGAACATTATTGCTCATTAGTGATGAGAAGGGTATTAAAATTATGAAACATACTAAAATAATTGTTATAATCTTTAATCGGTAATTCTTAGGTAATATGTCTAGGTTTATCTTCCTTAACAGTGATTCTACATTTTGAGGAATTTCATTGAACTCTATCTAATCATCAGAGTACTGGATTACATAGTGGTTATATTAACACTTAATATTGTACACAACCATGGAACAGCCTCCTTCAAAATGTATTCATTGCTTTATATGATCTGGCATAATATAACAAAACATAGAAAATGAAATGTTAAGGGATTCCTTGAAATGCATAATCATGATAAATGTTATATGTGGTATGATATCATTACTTTAAGTCCAAATTCCATTTACCGCTTGAGTATTGCGTCTACAGTTTTCAAAGTGTTTTCATAATCAAGCCACTGCATATTCTTTTCCATATCCCTGAGTTCTGGAGCATTCAGATATACATAATATGGAAGCATTGTATATTTTATAGCTCCCAGATTTCCGACTATTCTTTTCATTTCTCTGTAATGTTTCATAAATTTATTCATATTACCAGTTTTGATATACATGAAACAGTAACTCCCCTGCGCATAAACCATGCCACCAGGATACTTGACCTGTTCCTGTGT of the Ferroplasma sp. genome contains:
- a CDS encoding aspartate aminotransferase family protein → MDNLDIDKIMEELQKSLKPYKNNSKEYREIPDTGIDGDSILGTLKKYSSEENRQWKAGKVSGAVYHGGSDLLNFLDRVYSVYSQSNPLHPDVWPSLTKFETEIVSMCAGIMNGNESTRGVVSSGGTESILLAMKAYRDYYRKSRGITEPEIILPVSAHAAFLKACDYFCMKPVFVDLDENYIADIEKVKSAITKNTVAIVGSMPNFPYGTFDPVKEMSEIAHDHGIGMHVDACLGGFIIPWANNAGCPLPPFDFRLEGVTSISMDTHKYGFAPKGTSVVLYRNSELFQNQLYATGTWKGGIYFTPTMAGSRPGYPIVAAWAVMLLMGSSGYQKSSRSILDTGKYIINEVKKIPELKLMGNPLWVVALTSDAINPYSLMAEMGKKGWMLSGLANPPAFHIALTMRQTEPGVKEGYVHDLQESVKLMKSGESKAAGLAPVYGMASAMPREAVDLFLTNIVEWLYS
- a CDS encoding ASCH domain-containing protein, with translation MDVILSIKPKYTKKIIKGKKKYEFRRKIFKNKNVRYAIIYSSSPDKKIIGYFIIGSIISKEPKDLWAELKKESGISKKEFFSYFKDSEIGYAIKITDLQLLSQPRAFNEICLGSRPPQSYMYVDNLLTLTG
- a CDS encoding ATP-binding protein: MSQQKFIDRIEEMDILKNHHSNDNPELIIIYGRRRVGKTELINHFMSGHGLYFLATNEGDTENIRNFQRLLSEFFNDKSIEYAHYNDWYSLFASIVNNKNFIEKTKKSKIIIAIDEFPYLIEANRSIPSIFQKIYDSFLKNNNVFLILSGSSVSVMENDVLSYKSPLYGRRTGQIRIKPLKFKYINNFLNYNIEDLCNSYFVLGGIPEYILKFNSKLPFWDNLTNNFLNRGSYLYEEAEFLLRSELREARNYFTILKAIAIGNHRLNEICSYTGMDKSMVSKYIDVLMSLDFIGPEMPFGSNENFKRRLYWIKDNYLSFWFRYILPNKSEIENSRTEKVLNYIKNDFNTYSGERFEFLIRSLIYDGLTGKYYDNVSRWWGKNKSKEEGKNIEEIDIVAYSHERNEILFGECKWTDKKISVSLIDKLREKSRILLEKYNNCNVIYALFSKSGFIGDINTLKDKDIILMDLNDLKSFIEANGN